In Deinococcus psychrotolerans, the genomic window ATGCAAGGCCCGTACTCCGAGCGCATTGTCCTGAAGCTCGAATTGGTTCAGAAAGCCGCCGGGGTGTTTGCCGATGATCTTGCTGCCGTGCTGGACGCAGTGAGCTGGATGAGGGGTGAGTTTGAAACTCGGCTTTCGGAAGTCCAGCAGGCTCAGCAAAAGCGGCGTGACGACGCTCAAATTCATTTGGAAAAGCGCCCGATTGTCGAAGACGTGCAAAGCGAATATGACATTGCCAGTTTCGAGAAGGCGGCGGCAGCGGCGGTCAAGATGGGCCTGATCACCGAAGCCGAGCGCAACGTGCTACTCGGCGCGGTGCAGATTCAGTCGCCCAGTCCAGCCGCGGCGGAACCCAAGAAGTTAGAAATTAAAGAAAGCAAATGGCAGCTTAAGACGCAGCCCAACAAGGCGGCCAAACTGGAGTTCTCAGCCAACAAGCCGAGTGAGCCGACTCCACCGTTGCAGACCGAAATTTGTTTTCGGTATCGGCCCGGACACGCAGATGCTCAGGCGGTTTATCTTCCCGAGCTGGGCAAGTGGGTCATTCAAGCGGGCAGCATGACCAGCGCTGAGGTCAAGGAGTACGCTGCATCTGTCGGTAAACGCCGTACAGCCATGTTGGAGGCGGGTGAAGTTCTTCTGTTAGAAGACGGGCGGCTTCGTTACCTCAAGAATGTGGAGTACACCTCGCCGAGCACGGCGGCAGATGATATCTCTGGCGCTTCCAAAAACGGTTGGATCGTCTGGATGGACGAGCAGGGTCGCCCCGCCCAATATTACCGGCCCCCAAAGGGATGAAACTTCTCACCGATGCTTTTGGCTTTCGGGCTTATCTCAACGTGGAAACGCCGCTTGAGGAGCAATCGGTGGCCGTCTGGAACGCTCAGATACGGGTGGAGGGTATGATCGTGGGAAGCGAACTGGGGCCGTTGCAAACGTCAGCTCTGGGCGCGGTGGCAATGGACGTGCTGTCTCGCCCCGAAGCTTCAAGATTGGGCCTGACCGCCAGGCCTGCCGCGAGTGACGAGCAGCGCCAAGCCTGTCATTCGGGCCGGATGGGCATGTCCTCTCCAGCGCGTCAGTGAGAGCGCTCAGCGAGTGTGCCTAAGCC contains:
- a CDS encoding DUF4357 domain-containing protein, coding for MPAEQTSMRRERVTQVVKVIQHWLSSQPSPGEAVVRQAIVLPLLQAAGFDIWNPAEVIPEETDKGGFRPDLRVVAGQYQFVLELKGMNVGLHDKDYQQVAAYAGGKGIRWALLTDGRVWVVIDEHMQGPYSERIVLKLELVQKAAGVFADDLAAVLDAVSWMRGEFETRLSEVQQAQQKRRDDAQIHLEKRPIVEDVQSEYDIASFEKAAAAAVKMGLITEAERNVLLGAVQIQSPSPAAAEPKKLEIKESKWQLKTQPNKAAKLEFSANKPSEPTPPLQTEICFRYRPGHADAQAVYLPELGKWVIQAGSMTSAEVKEYAASVGKRRTAMLEAGEVLLLEDGRLRYLKNVEYTSPSTAADDISGASKNGWIVWMDEQGRPAQYYRPPKG